In Castanea sativa cultivar Marrone di Chiusa Pesio chromosome 6, ASM4071231v1, a single window of DNA contains:
- the LOC142641018 gene encoding uncharacterized protein LOC142641018 encodes MAKKFWSLKKVMSKELRPGKFFPTFKWKRLDFQMAIVDGVVFKIVSVVEAVVLVSTLCFFYLCCGCHI; translated from the coding sequence atgGCAAAGAAGTTTTGGTCATTGAAGAAAGTCATGAGCAAGGAGCTACGTCCAGGGAAGTTTTTCCCAACTTTCAAATGGAAGCGTTTGGATTTCCAGATGGCCATCGTAGACGGAGTCGTGTTCAAGATTGTCTCTGTCGTAGAAGCTGTTGTTCTTGTCTCCACCCTCTGCTTCTTCTACCTCTGCTGTGGTTGTCACATTTGA
- the LOC142641752 gene encoding GDSL esterase/lipase At4g10955-like: MADLILMRPSGAPRAVLTLRGTLLKSPTARRDIEDDLRFLAWESLKGSIRFKVALEALKSVADRYGSNNVCIAGHSLGAGFALQVGKALAKEGIYVETHLFNPPSVSLAMSLRNMGEKAGFAWKRFKSMLPMSSETQVSSDAGEKTLGFRLKNWVPQLKNYGVGLEKWVPHLYVNNSDYICCSYTQPDGTEENNIGKENVGLTSGQVAAKLFVKSKGKQKFLEAHGLEQWWSDDLELQQAVHNSKLINMQLKSLYSLPAPQQTQGKAP; encoded by the coding sequence ATGGCTGACTTGATACTTATGAGACCTAGCGGTGCTCCAAGGGCTGTCTTAACACTTAGAGGAACGTTGCTCAAAAGCCCAACAGCGCGAAGAGATATTGAAGATGACCTCCGCTTTCTGGCTTGGGAGAGCTTAAAGGGCTCCATCAGGTTCAAAGTAGCTTTGGAGGCATTGAAATCGGTTGCTGATAGGTATGGAAGCAACAATGTATGTATTGCAGGTCATTCCTTAGGAGCTGGGTTTGCTCTCCAAGTCGGAAAAGCATTAGCCAAAGAAGGAATATATGTGGAGACCCACTTATTCAATCCACCTTCTGTTTCATTAGCAATGAGCTTAAGAAATATGGGAGAAAAGGCTGGATTTGCTTGGAAGAGATTTAAATCAATGCTTCCTATGAGTAGTGAAACTCAGGTAAGCAGTGATGCGGGTGAGAAAACTTTGGGTTTCAGATTGAAGAATTGGGTACCTCAGTTGAAGAATTATGGTGTAGGATTAGAAAAATGGGTACCTCATTTGTATGTAAACAATAGTGACTACATTTGTTGCTCTTACACTCAACCTGATGGCACAGAAGAAAACAATATTGGCAAGGAGAATGTGGGTCTTACAAGTGGGCAAGTGGCAGCAAAGCTGTTTGTGAAGTCCAAGGGGAAACAGAAGTTTCTTGAGGCTCATGGGTTAGAACAATGGTGGTCAGATGACCTGGAACTTCAACAGGCTGTCCATAACAGCAAGCTCATAAACATGCAGTTGAAATCCTTGTATAGCCTCCCAGCTCCACAACAAACACAGGGAAAGGCTCCATAG
- the LOC142640905 gene encoding conserved oligomeric Golgi complex subunit 5 — translation MASPASPLQRSNPSPLQRLSTFTNPTFSTTTTTNTTNIATATSALDAIASDPILSAFLSPSFSTTSFSSAALSSGSPASTAEKLHSAIRLLDSQLRHEVLSRHDDLLSQLSSLHHANVSLSTLRSSVSSLQSSIRKVRSDLSDPLRSINSQTVQLSNLHSASHLLGHSLRALRLSKKLRDLASVDDTEKLDLAKAAQFHSEILALYNEYDLAGIDVVDEELKFVKEIGEKLRSEAMKVLERGMEGLNQAEVGTGLQVFYNLGELRATVEQLVNRYKGMAVKSIGAALDMKAITGSGAVFGPGGVRGSGTPQIGRGAKAREALWQRMGSCMEQLHSIVVAVWHLQRVLSKKRDPFTHILLLDEIIQEGDSMLTDRVWEALVKAFASQMKSAFTASSFVKEIFTMGYPKLFSMIENLLERISRDTDVKGVLPAISSEGKDQMVAAVEIFQTAFLALCLGRLSDLVNTVFSVSSRGNVPTKEHISRIISRIQEEIEAVQLDGRLTLLVLREIGKVLILLAQRAEYQISTGPEARQVSAPATAAQLKNFTLCQHLQEIHTRISSMITGLPSIAADVLSPSLGAIYGVACDSVTSLFQAMLERLESCILQIHDQNFGVHGMDAAMDNNASPYMEELQKCILHFRSEFLSRLLPSSTNAATARTETICTRLVRNMASRVLIFFIRHASLVRPLSESGKLRMARDMAELELAVGQNLFPVEQLGAPYRALRTFRPLIFLETSQLVSSPLLHDLPLSVILHHLYSRGPEDLQSPLQRNKLTNVQYSLWLDSQGEDQIWKGIKATLDDYATNVRARGDKEFSPVYPLMLQLGSSLTKNAPAS, via the exons atggccTCACCGGCATCTCCACTCCAGAGATCCAACCCTTCTCCTCTCCAACGCCTCTCCACCTTCACCAACCCAACCTtctcaaccaccaccaccaccaacaccaccaACATCGCCACCGCCACGTCAGCACTCGACGCCATAGCCTCCGACCCCATTCTCTCCGCCTTCCTCTCCCCGTCCTTCTCCACCACTTCGTTCTCCTCCGCCGCCCTCTCCTCCGGCTCCCCCGCCTCCACCGCCGAGAAGCTCCACTCCGCGATCCGACTCCTCGACTCTCAGCTCCGCCACGAGGTTCTCTCTCGCCACGACGACCTCCTCTCCCAGCTCTCCTCTCTCCACCACGCCAACGTCTCGCTCTCCACCCTCCGCTCCTCCGTTTCCTCCCTCCAATCCTCCATCCGCAAAGTCCGATCCGATCTCTCCGACCCGCTCCGATCCATCAACTCCCAAACGGTCCAGCTCTCCAACCTCCACTCCGCCTCTCACCTCCTCGGCCACTCTCTCCGCGCTCTCCGCCTCTCCAAGAAGCTCCGCGACCTCGCCTCCGTCGACGACACCGAAAAACTAGATCTCGCCAAGGCTGCACAGTTCCACTCCGAGATCCTCGCGCTTTACAACGAGTACGACCTCGCCGGCATCGACGTAGTCGACGAAGAGCTCAAATTCGTTAAGGAAATCGGGGAGAAACTCCGATCCGAAGCGATGAAGGTGCTGGAGAGAGGAATGGAGGGATTGAATCAAGCTGAAGTAGGAACAGGATTGCAGGTTTTCTATAATTTAGGGGAGCTTAGAGCAACGGTGGAGCAATTGGTGAATAGGTACAAGGGAATGGCAGTGAAGAGCATAGGTGCGGCATTGGATATGAAGGCGATAACGGGATCCGGGGCGGTGTTCGGGCCGGGAGGAGTGAGAGGAAGTGGGACGCCGCAGATAGGCAGAGGGGCGAAGGCGAGGGAGGCATTGTGGCAGAGAATGGGGAGTTGTATGGAACAGTTGCATTCCATAGTGGTAGCAGTGTGGCATTTGCAGAGAGTCTTGTCCAAGAAAAGGGATCCTTTTACGCACATTTTGCTGCTTGATGAGATCATTCAG GAAGGTGATTCTATGTTAACAGATCGAGTCTGGGAGGCACTTGTGAAGGCTTTTGCAAGCCAAATGAAGTCAGCTTTCACTGCATCAAGTTTTGTTAAAGAGATATTTACCATGGGATATCCCAAACTCTTCTCCATGATAGAAAATCTTCTTGAAAGAATTTCACGTGATACAGATGTCAAAGGGGTTTTACCTGCTATCAGCTCAGAGGGGAAAGATCAAATGGTTGCAGCTGTTGAAATATTTCAGACAGCATTCTTAGCTCTGTGCTTGGGTCGCCTGTCAGATCTTGTGAATACTGTATTTTCTGTGTCCAGCCGTGGAAATGTTCCCACCAAAGAGCACATCTCAAGGATCATATCACGCATTCAGGAGGAGATTGAAGCTGTTCAGTTGGATGGGCGTTTGACTCTTCTAGTCTTGCGTGAAATTGGCAAGGTTTTGATCCTTCTCGCACAACGTGCTGAGTACCAG ATATCTACTGGTCCTGAAGCACGTCAAGTAAGTGCTCCTGCAACTGCTGCCCAACTCAAGAACTTCACATTATGTCAGCATCTACAAGAAATTCATACCCGCATATCATCAATGATTACAGGACTGCCAAGTATTGCTGCAGATGTGTTGTCTCCCTCATTAGGTGCAATATATGGGGTTGCCTGCGACTCAGTGACATCCTTATTCCAAGCAATGCTTGAGCGTCTTGAGTCTTGTATCTTGCAAATTCATGACCAAAACTTTGGTGTCCATGGCATGGATGCTGCAATGGACAACAATGCATCACCTTACATGGAGGAGTTGCAGAAGTGCATTCTTCACTTCCGTAGTGAGTTCCTATCTAGGCTGTTGCCTTCTTCAACAAATGCAGCCACTGCAAGGACAGAAACCATATGCACTAGGCTTGTTAGGAACATGGCTTCACGGGTTCTAATATTCTTTATCAGGCATGCTTCTCTTGTTAGACCCCTTTCAGAATCAGGCAAGCTTAGGATGGCTAGGGACATGGCTGAACTGGAGTTAGCAGTGGGCCAGAATTTGTTCCCAGTAGAGCAACTTGGTGCACCATACCGGGCCCTTAGAACATTCCGACCTCTTATTTTCTTGGAAACGTCTCAACTGGTATCTTCTCCTCTTCTTCATGATTTGCCACTGAGTGTCATACTTCACCATCTTTACTCCCGAGGCCCTGAAGACTTGCAGTCACCACTGCAAAGGAACAAACTTACAAATGTGCAGTATTCATTGTGGCTAGATTCTCAAGGAGAAGATCAAATCTGGAAAGGTATTAAAGCAACTCTGGATGATTATGCTACCAATGTTAGGGCCAGAGGAGACAAGGAGTTTAGCCCTGTATATCCTCTTATGCTTCAATTAGGATCTTCTTTGACCAAGAATGCTCCAGCATCCTGA
- the LOC142641753 gene encoding non-functional NADPH-dependent codeinone reductase 2-like: MTTSLNSVTKIPKMELSSSSGPVSMPKIGFGTAADNNDGATLISAVLESIKLGYRHFDTASFYGSEQALGEAIAEALRLGLIASRDDLFITSKLWPSEAHAHLVLPSLQKSLRTLQLEYLDLYLIHMPITVTPGKRELPFDKQDLMPMDFKSVWAAMEECQRLGLTKSIGVSNFSCKKLENLLSFATIPPSVNQVEMNPVWQQKKLTEFCKPNGIIVTAYSPLGAKGTSWGTNAVIDNEVLKEIAKTRGKTVAQVCLRWIYEQGAAPIVKSYNKERLKENLQIFDWELSEDDYDKIGQIKQHRMMPIEMLVSAHGPYKSVEELWDGEL; encoded by the exons ATGACTACTTCGCTAAATTCAGTTACTAAAATCCCAAAAATGGAGCTGAGCTCCTCCTCCGGCCCGGTTTCTATGCCCAAGATTGGCTTCGGCACGGCAGCTGACAACAACGACGGTGCCACCTTGATATCAGCTGTGCTGGAGTCAATCAAGCTTGGTTACAGACACTTTGATACCGCTTCATTTTATGGGTCGGAACAGGCTTTAGGAGAAGCTATTGCTGAAGCACTTAGGCTTGGTCTTATTGCCTCTCGGGATGATCTCTTCATTACTTCCAAGCTTTGGCCTAGTGAAGCTCATGCTCATCTTGTTCTTCCTTCCTTACAGAAATCACTTCG GACTCTTCAGCTGGAATACCTAGACCTCTATCTGATCCACATGCCCATCACTGTTACTCCTGGAAAGAGGGAATTACCTTTTGATAAACAGGACCTTATGCCAATGGATTTCAAGTCTGTGTGGGCGGCCATGGAAGAGTGCCAGAGACTTGGCCTTACCAAGTCCATTGGAGTCAGCAACTTCTCTTGCAAGAAGCTTGAAAACTTGCTCTCCTTTGCTACTATCCCACCTTCAGTGAATCAA GTGGAGATGAACCCAGTTTGGCAACAGAAGAAGCTGACAGAGTTTTGCAAGCCAAATGGTATCATTGTCACTGCTTACTCCCCTTTGGGAGCAAAAGGGACTAGTTGGGGCACCAATGCTGTTATTGACAATGAAGTGCTCAAAGAGATTGCGAAAACTCGCGGAAAGACTGTTGCTCAG GTTTGTCTCAGATGGATTTATGAACAAGGGGCGGCTCCTATAGTCAAGAGCTACAACAAGGAGAGGTTGAAGGAGAACCTGCAGATATTTGATTGGGAACTATCAGAGGACGACTATGACAAGATTGGTCAAATCAAGCAGCACCGAATGATGCCTATAGAGATGCTTGTTTCCGCTCATGGACCATACAAGTCCGTTGAAGAGCTGTGGGATGGAGAACTTTAA